DNA from Streptomyces sp. Edi4:
CTATGGTCGAGCGGGGCCCGGCCGATGGGTAGCGGCCATCGGAGGATCGTCCGATCCTCCAAGGCGGCAGTCCACTCCGCAAGACCCCGTTCACGTACTGGACCGTAACCAGGGCGGCACGTGCTAGGCGGCGAGTGCCGCCGTGGCGGGCGCGGGCAGCATGTGCTGGTAGAGAAAGGCCCGCTCGACGGCGGTCCAGGTGGTGCTGGTCACGACGTAGAGCGCGGCGGCGAGGGGCACCACGGCGACCGTGAACAGGGTGCCGAAGGACAGCAGCGGCATGAACTTGCTCATCGCCGCCATCCCCGGCACCGCGTCCTGCCCGCCCGGCGCCACGACGGGGCTGGCCGCCATCTGCCGCTTCATCCGCCGGTAGTTGAAGGTGGCCACGGCCCCGACGACCGCGAACAGCGCGACATACACGAGCCCGCGCGCGCCGAAGAACCCGCCGTGCGCGAGCGCGTCCGCCCAGTGCCCGCCGAGCGGCGCCTGGAAGAGGGTGTGGTCGAGCAGACCGTTGGCCCTGCCGCCGATCTCGGTGCTGGAGAACAGGTGGTAGAGCAGGAAGAACGCGGGCATCTGGAGCAGCCCCGGCAGACACCCCGACATCGGCGACACCTTCTCGGCGGCGTGCAGCTCCATGACCGCCTTCTGGAGTGCCTTGCTGTCCTTGCCGTGCTTCTCCCGCAGCGCGGTGATCTGCGGCTTCAACCTGGCCTGCGCCTTGTGACCCCGCGCTGCCTGCCGCGACAGGGGGTGCACAGCGAGACGTACAAAAGCAGTGAAAAGCATGATCGCGACGGCCGTCGACGCACCGTGGAAGACCGGGTCGAGCAGACCGGCGAGGTGTTCGGTGAGGTTCGCGAAAGCGCTGAAAAGGGGCGTGAACATGCGGAAGCCCTCCGGGGCGTCTCGTCAGGGATGACACGTGGGCGCACGTGTGTGACGTGCGGATGCGCGTGCGGTGACGAGCCGGCGGGGCGACGCAGAGCAGCCAGGAAGCCAGAAGGCCAGGAGGCTAGGAAGCGCTGGTGGGGGTGCGGATGCCCCTACGCGGCCGTCAGGGCGAGACGGCCGGGCGCTCGGGGCCTGGGCCGCCCGGAGGCGTCGGGATCGCGCTGCGGCAGGAAGGCGGTACGCCGTTCCCGGTCGCGGATCGCGGTCCGCACCCGGGTGCGCGCCACGGGCACCGCGCGCGAGGCGAGCGTGGCGCACACGGCGAGCGCGGAGCCCACGGCGGCGGTCGCGGCGAGCGCGACGGCGGCGGAGAGCGTGCCGCCCTCGACGAGGACGGCCTGGGCGAGCACGAGGAGCAGGAAACCGAACAAGGGCCGGGCGAGCCGTGCGCACCGCGCGATGACTCCGCTCATGCCGCCCGCCCTCCTTCGGTCACTCGTTCAGCCGCGTATGTCCTTCCCGTTATACACGACCCCCCGGGCGCGACCCCGTTGAGGGACGGCCCCGTTGCGGGGCGGCCCCGGGCGGACGGCCCCGGGCGAGCGGCCCCGCGCTTCCGGCCCTGCGCTTCCGGCCCTGCGCTTCCGGCCCTGCGGGGGACGGCCGCCCCATCCGGGCCACCTCGTCCGGGCCACCACCCCGCCCAAGCCGCCTCACACCCGAATGTCGTCGAACTCACCGAACGGATCGCGGGCCAGGACGTCCTCGCCCACCGGCTCCGCCTCCTTCGGCCCGGCGTACGACAGCGCGAGCGTCACCGCGAGATTGAGGCCGAGCGCGACGATCCCCGCGTTCACCCCCCACACCGGATCGTGATCGGTGAACACGAACCCGCAGACCGTCCCGACCCCCACCGCGAGCCCCACGAGCCCGCCCACCAGCGTCACCCTCCGCCACACGAGCCCCAGTAGCAGCAGCGGCAGGAGCTGCGCCATCCCCTCGTAGGAGATGAGTGAGAGCCGTACGAGGGTGTTGGGCACGGTGTACGTCATGAGCAGCGCCAGCGCCCCCGCGACGACCACCACGACCTGCGAGGCCGCCTTCTGCCGCGTCCGGAGCCGGGGTACGAGCGAGAGCACGCTGCGCCCCCACATCGTGCCGATGACCAGCATGAACACCGCCATCGGCACGATCGAGGACAGGGCCGCGGCCACGCCGATGAGCCCGACGGTCCACGCGGGCAGCGAGTCCACGACGAGTTTGAAGAGCGCGAGGTTGGAGCCGGCGCCCACCAGCCCCGGCACGACGAAGACCGCCGCCATGCCGAGCAGCATGGGCACGAAGAGCAGCACGTTGTAGGCGGGCAGCAGCATGGCGTTGCGCCGCAGGGTGTCGGCGCTGCGGGCGCCGAGGTAACCGGCCACCGTGGTCGGGAAGATGACGACGGTCAGGGAGTTGAGGACGGTCGTCGAAGCGAACCACGCCTGCCCGAACACCCCGCCGTGACCGGGAAGCGTCAGCCAGTCGCTCTTCTCGCTCACGATCCGGTCGAAGAAGTGCCCGTACCCGTCGAAATAGTGCAGCGGTACATAGATCGCCAGGAGGGCCAGGGTGACGATG
Protein-coding regions in this window:
- a CDS encoding sodium:solute symporter family protein; its protein translation is MSSAAVATTIFGAFMVGTVALGLLAVRGRRAEGGGGLAEWSVGGRSLGTVFIWVLMAGESYTSFSYLGAAGWGYNYGAPVLYVVAYMSCGYAVGYVVGPLLWAYAKKHGLVGITDMVAHRYGRPWLGALVALLATVFLLPYIQLQITGMGVVVSTISYGAISLDWAYFLAFAVTTGFVVVSGLRGSAWVSVLKDVLVIVTLALLAIYVPLHYFDGYGHFFDRIVSEKSDWLTLPGHGGVFGQAWFASTTVLNSLTVVIFPTTVAGYLGARSADTLRRNAMLLPAYNVLLFVPMLLGMAAVFVVPGLVGAGSNLALFKLVVDSLPAWTVGLIGVAAALSSIVPMAVFMLVIGTMWGRSVLSLVPRLRTRQKAASQVVVVVAGALALLMTYTVPNTLVRLSLISYEGMAQLLPLLLLGLVWRRVTLVGGLVGLAVGVGTVCGFVFTDHDPVWGVNAGIVALGLNLAVTLALSYAGPKEAEPVGEDVLARDPFGEFDDIRV
- a CDS encoding DUF6412 domain-containing protein, whose product is MSGVIARCARLARPLFGFLLLVLAQAVLVEGGTLSAAVALAATAAVGSALAVCATLASRAVPVARTRVRTAIRDRERRTAFLPQRDPDASGRPRPRAPGRLALTAA
- a CDS encoding YidC/Oxa1 family membrane protein insertase, producing the protein MFTPLFSAFANLTEHLAGLLDPVFHGASTAVAIMLFTAFVRLAVHPLSRQAARGHKAQARLKPQITALREKHGKDSKALQKAVMELHAAEKVSPMSGCLPGLLQMPAFFLLYHLFSSTEIGGRANGLLDHTLFQAPLGGHWADALAHGGFFGARGLVYVALFAVVGAVATFNYRRMKRQMAASPVVAPGGQDAVPGMAAMSKFMPLLSFGTLFTVAVVPLAAALYVVTSTTWTAVERAFLYQHMLPAPATAALAA